A region from the Prevotella melaninogenica genome encodes:
- the dnaK gene encoding molecular chaperone DnaK translates to MGKIIGIDLGTTNSCVAVFEGNEPVVIANSEGKRTTPSIVGFVEGGERKVGDPAKRQAITNPEKTIYSIKRFMGETYAQCQKEAERVPFKVVNEGGYPRVQIDDRKYTPQEISAMILQKMKKTAEDYLGQEVTDAVITVPAYFSDSQRQATKEAGQIAGLNVQRIVNEPTAAALAYGVDKANKDMKIAVFDLGGGTFDISILEFGGGVFEVLSTNGDTHLGGDDFDQVIIDWLADGFKAEEGIDLRKDPMAMQRLKEAAEKAKIELSSSSSTEINLPYITAEGGVPKHLVKTLTRSQFEQLAHNLIQACLVPCQNAIRDAKLQTSDIDEVILVGGSSRIPAVQTLVKNYFGKEPSKGVNPDEVVAVGAAIQGAILNKESGVGDIVLLDVTPLTLGIETMGGVMTKLIDANSTIPCKKSEVFSTAADNQTEVTIHVLQGERPMAAQNKSIGQFNLTGIAPARRGVPQIEVTFDIDANGILNVSAKDKATGKEQSIRIEASSGLSEDEINRMKAEAEQNAENDKKEREKIDKLNQADSMIFTTENFLKDNGDKIPADQKSGIESALQQLRDAHKSADVAAIDTAINNLNTVMQAASQQMYSQAGAQAGPQPGADAGQQEQPKQDDTIQDADFEEVK, encoded by the coding sequence ATGGGAAAGATTATTGGAATTGACTTAGGAACAACAAACTCTTGTGTTGCTGTATTTGAAGGTAATGAGCCAGTGGTAATCGCTAACAGCGAGGGTAAGCGTACTACACCTTCTATCGTTGGCTTCGTTGAGGGCGGCGAGCGTAAGGTGGGTGATCCTGCTAAGCGTCAGGCTATCACAAACCCAGAGAAGACCATTTACTCTATTAAGCGTTTCATGGGTGAGACTTACGCACAGTGTCAGAAAGAGGCTGAGCGTGTTCCATTCAAGGTTGTTAATGAGGGTGGTTATCCACGAGTTCAGATTGACGACCGTAAATATACTCCACAGGAGATTTCTGCAATGATTCTGCAGAAGATGAAGAAGACAGCTGAGGATTACCTCGGTCAAGAAGTAACTGATGCAGTTATCACTGTACCTGCTTACTTCTCTGATTCACAGCGTCAAGCTACCAAGGAAGCTGGTCAGATTGCTGGACTTAACGTACAGCGTATCGTGAATGAGCCTACTGCTGCAGCACTTGCTTATGGTGTTGACAAGGCTAACAAAGATATGAAGATTGCCGTATTCGACCTTGGTGGTGGTACATTCGATATCTCTATCCTTGAGTTCGGTGGCGGTGTATTCGAGGTTCTTTCTACGAATGGTGACACTCACCTTGGTGGTGACGACTTCGATCAGGTAATCATCGACTGGCTCGCTGATGGCTTCAAGGCTGAGGAGGGTATCGACTTGAGAAAGGACCCAATGGCAATGCAGCGTTTGAAGGAGGCTGCTGAGAAGGCTAAGATTGAGTTGTCAAGCTCTTCTTCCACAGAGATTAACTTGCCATACATCACTGCTGAGGGCGGTGTTCCAAAGCACTTGGTAAAGACTTTGACTCGTTCACAGTTTGAGCAGTTGGCACACAACCTTATTCAGGCTTGTCTCGTTCCTTGCCAGAATGCTATCCGTGACGCTAAGTTGCAGACTTCAGATATCGATGAGGTTATCCTCGTAGGTGGTTCAAGCCGTATCCCTGCAGTGCAGACATTGGTTAAGAACTACTTCGGTAAGGAGCCTTCAAAGGGTGTCAACCCTGATGAGGTGGTTGCTGTTGGTGCAGCTATCCAGGGTGCTATCCTTAATAAGGAGAGCGGTGTGGGTGACATCGTATTGCTTGACGTAACTCCATTGACCCTCGGTATTGAGACGATGGGTGGTGTGATGACAAAGCTCATCGATGCTAACTCTACTATCCCTTGCAAGAAGAGCGAGGTATTCTCAACTGCAGCTGATAACCAGACAGAGGTTACTATCCACGTTCTGCAGGGTGAGCGTCCAATGGCAGCACAGAATAAGTCTATCGGTCAGTTCAACTTGACTGGTATTGCTCCAGCTCGCCGTGGTGTTCCACAGATTGAGGTAACATTTGACATTGATGCTAACGGTATCCTCAACGTATCAGCTAAGGACAAAGCAACAGGTAAGGAGCAGAGCATTCGCATCGAGGCTTCAAGCGGCTTGAGCGAGGACGAAATCAACCGTATGAAGGCTGAGGCTGAGCAGAACGCCGAGAACGACAAGAAAGAGCGTGAGAAGATTGACAAGTTGAATCAGGCTGACTCAATGATCTTCACCACCGAGAACTTCTTGAAGGACAACGGTGACAAGATCCCAGCCGACCAGAAGTCAGGCATCGAGTCTGCTCTCCAGCAGCTTCGTGATGCTCACAAGTCAGCTGACGTTGCAGCCATCGACACAGCTATCAACAACCTCAACACCGTTATGCAGGCAGCATCACAGCAGATGTACAGCCAAGCAGGTGCACAGGCAGGTCCTCAGCCAGGCGCCGATGCTGGTCAGCAGGAGCAGCCAAAGCAGGATGACACCATCCAGGATGCTGACTTTGAGGAAGTGAAGTAA
- a CDS encoding DUF4840 domain-containing protein, producing MKKKNLLLLAVVFIATLSLSSCLGDNDGGRKLPTPAERKAALSMIQGIYQGKLFTYNYNSANSVISKKDSVRINWEIKDDTTLVLKGIPSKILANRITDSDLKKAVEALHNQDIKCVISVFEVKPILFYVAPYRLDLGKLTYGGKTHDVAIGFWFNPAYTYGGYNSAKKITGFRLIEAGVLIDNTIDKALFKDSEIFDFRSDPRA from the coding sequence ATGAAAAAAAAGAATTTATTACTTTTAGCTGTTGTATTTATTGCAACATTGTCATTATCTTCTTGCCTGGGTGATAATGATGGAGGGCGTAAATTGCCAACACCTGCAGAACGCAAAGCTGCTTTGAGCATGATTCAGGGAATCTATCAAGGTAAATTGTTTACCTATAATTACAATTCTGCCAACAGTGTGATTAGTAAGAAAGACTCCGTACGCATAAACTGGGAAATAAAGGATGATACAACGCTTGTTTTAAAAGGTATTCCAAGTAAAATACTGGCAAATAGAATCACTGATTCTGATTTAAAAAAGGCGGTTGAGGCTTTACATAATCAGGATATCAAGTGTGTTATAAGTGTGTTTGAGGTGAAGCCTATTCTTTTTTATGTTGCTCCTTATCGATTAGATTTAGGTAAACTGACTTATGGAGGTAAGACACATGATGTTGCAATCGGATTCTGGTTTAATCCAGCATATACTTATGGTGGATATAATAGTGCTAAGAAAATAACAGGTTTCCGACTTATTGAAGCTGGTGTGCTGATAGATAATACTATTGACAAGGCTTTATTTAAAGATAGCGAGATTTTTGATTTTAGGTCTGATCCAAGAGCATAA
- a CDS encoding TrkH family potassium uptake protein, translating to MLNLKLISKILGSLLWIEGVLMLLCLFVSLLYNGLDIMPFVWSILITAGAGIVFRLLGLHADNLLGRRDAYFVVTVSWILFTIFGTLPFMLSGYIGSFTDAFFEAMSGFTTTGATIIDYPEHLPKGLLFWRSLTQWIGGLGIVFFTIAILPSMVGGSVKVFAAEATGPIKSKLHPRLSTSAKWIWVVYLVLTIACIFSYKLCGMGWFDAFNYSMTSTATGGFSTESGSITTFHSPAEEYVCALFCFLSGVNFTLLYASAVGLDIKKLLKNSEFRFYTIMVLSFTIFISFELVYRNHYEIEHAFRSSLFQVVSFITTTGLFSDDAAKWPHVTWVVLAACMFFGGCSGSTSGGIKSIRGVMLLKVVRNEFRQILHPNAVLPMKIDGLNIPQSKRVTLLGFIGLYLILTLFCAFMMIAVGIDNTNAITITLSSLGNVGPTLGMEIGPTMSWAQLPDLAKWICSFLMLVGRLELFTVLVLFSPAFWKEN from the coding sequence ATGCTTAATCTGAAGCTTATTTCCAAGATTCTTGGGTCGCTGTTGTGGATAGAGGGTGTATTGATGCTTCTTTGTCTGTTCGTGTCATTGTTATATAATGGTCTTGATATCATGCCTTTCGTGTGGAGTATTCTAATAACGGCAGGTGCTGGTATCGTCTTCCGATTGTTGGGACTCCATGCTGATAACCTCTTGGGACGTCGTGATGCTTATTTCGTCGTAACGGTATCTTGGATTCTTTTTACAATCTTTGGGACTCTTCCGTTTATGCTTAGTGGCTATATAGGGAGTTTTACAGATGCATTCTTTGAGGCAATGTCTGGTTTTACAACGACTGGTGCTACAATTATAGATTATCCTGAACATCTACCCAAAGGACTCCTCTTCTGGCGTTCGTTGACTCAGTGGATAGGTGGGTTAGGTATCGTGTTCTTCACTATAGCCATCCTCCCTTCTATGGTGGGAGGTTCGGTAAAGGTGTTTGCGGCTGAAGCTACTGGTCCTATAAAGAGTAAACTTCATCCGCGATTGAGTACAAGTGCCAAGTGGATTTGGGTCGTTTATTTGGTTTTGACGATTGCTTGTATATTCTCTTATAAGCTGTGTGGTATGGGATGGTTTGATGCTTTCAACTATTCAATGACCAGTACAGCGACGGGTGGTTTCTCAACGGAGAGCGGTTCTATCACAACATTTCATTCTCCTGCAGAAGAGTACGTCTGTGCTTTGTTCTGTTTTCTGTCTGGTGTCAACTTTACTTTGTTGTATGCCTCGGCTGTAGGGTTAGATATTAAGAAACTATTGAAAAATAGCGAGTTCCGTTTCTATACCATAATGGTACTCTCGTTTACTATTTTTATCTCCTTTGAACTTGTTTACCGCAATCATTATGAGATAGAGCATGCTTTTCGTAGTTCTCTTTTTCAGGTAGTTTCCTTCATAACAACAACAGGACTTTTTAGCGACGATGCTGCCAAATGGCCTCATGTCACATGGGTTGTCTTGGCTGCTTGTATGTTTTTTGGAGGTTGTTCTGGTTCTACCAGTGGTGGTATCAAGAGTATTCGTGGTGTAATGTTATTAAAGGTGGTGCGCAATGAGTTCCGTCAGATATTGCATCCTAATGCAGTTTTGCCAATGAAGATAGATGGATTGAATATACCACAGTCAAAGCGTGTAACACTTTTAGGTTTCATCGGACTTTATCTTATTTTGACACTCTTCTGTGCCTTCATGATGATTGCGGTTGGTATTGATAACACGAATGCTATCACGATTACGTTGAGTTCTTTAGGTAATGTTGGCCCTACTTTGGGTATGGAAATTGGTCCTACTATGTCATGGGCACAGCTACCAGACTTGGCAAAGTGGATTTGTTCTTTCCTTATGCTTGTTGGTCGTTTGGAATTGTTCACCGTCTTGGTTCTTTTCTCTCCTGCTTTCTGGAAAGAAAACTAA
- the trkA gene encoding Trk system potassium transporter TrkA: protein MKIIISGAYAIGTFLAKLLSRNMQDIILMDENPENLEKISSEYDLLTMECSATNIKGLKDAGVEHTDLFIAVTPNESANIAACVMAHQLGAKKTVARVDNSEYIEESNKELFRKMGVDDIIYPEILAAKDIINGLKMSWVRQRWDVHDGALVMLGIKLRETCEILNQPLKDISGPDDPYHVVAIKRNDETIIPGGNDTLQLYDLVYFMTTKQYIPYIRRIVGKEQYVDVQNVIFMGGGKTAARAVKMLPEYMNAKIIELNPARCEVLNDIFSEDRLVINGDGRDIGLLQEEGIRHTQAFVALTSNAETNILACLTAKRLGVRKTVASVENFDYVGTADGLDIGTIINKKALAASHIYQMMLDANVANVKFLMSINADVAEFVPVPDAKITRKVVRELNLPKGVTIGGLVRNGEGMLVSGNTQIEAGDSVVVFCYNVDMKKVEKLFI, encoded by the coding sequence ATGAAAATTATCATATCTGGGGCGTACGCTATTGGAACTTTCTTGGCGAAACTGCTTTCTCGTAATATGCAAGATATCATACTCATGGATGAGAATCCAGAAAACCTGGAGAAAATCAGCAGTGAGTATGACTTGTTAACTATGGAATGTTCAGCCACAAATATCAAGGGGTTGAAAGATGCTGGCGTGGAACACACGGACCTTTTTATTGCTGTTACTCCAAACGAATCGGCTAATATTGCGGCTTGTGTTATGGCACATCAGCTGGGTGCAAAGAAGACTGTCGCACGTGTGGACAATTCGGAGTATATTGAAGAGTCTAACAAAGAACTGTTTCGTAAGATGGGTGTGGATGATATCATCTACCCTGAGATATTGGCTGCAAAGGACATTATCAATGGCTTGAAGATGTCATGGGTACGCCAACGTTGGGATGTGCATGATGGGGCATTGGTAATGTTGGGTATTAAGTTACGTGAGACTTGTGAGATTCTTAATCAGCCACTGAAAGATATTAGTGGACCAGACGATCCTTATCATGTAGTAGCCATTAAGCGAAATGATGAAACGATTATTCCTGGTGGTAATGATACCTTGCAGTTATACGACTTGGTTTATTTCATGACTACAAAGCAGTATATCCCATATATCCGTAGGATTGTTGGCAAGGAGCAGTATGTCGATGTACAGAATGTTATCTTTATGGGCGGTGGTAAGACCGCTGCACGTGCTGTAAAGATGTTACCAGAATATATGAATGCGAAGATTATTGAACTTAATCCCGCTCGTTGTGAGGTTCTGAACGACATATTCAGTGAGGATAGGCTGGTAATTAATGGTGATGGTCGTGATATTGGTCTCTTGCAGGAAGAGGGAATCCGTCATACACAAGCCTTCGTGGCATTAACCTCTAATGCGGAAACAAATATCTTGGCTTGTCTGACAGCTAAACGACTTGGTGTTCGTAAGACGGTAGCATCCGTAGAGAACTTTGATTATGTGGGTACGGCAGATGGACTTGACATTGGTACAATTATCAATAAGAAGGCACTTGCAGCCAGTCATATCTATCAGATGATGCTTGATGCAAATGTAGCGAATGTGAAGTTCCTTATGTCAATCAATGCAGATGTGGCAGAGTTTGTACCAGTTCCTGATGCAAAGATTACTCGAAAGGTTGTAAGAGAGCTAAATCTCCCAAAGGGAGTGACTATTGGTGGACTCGTAAGAAACGGAGAGGGCATGCTTGTTTCTGGTAATACACAGATTGAAGCAGGCGACTCTGTTGTGGTCTTCTGTTATAATGTTGATATGAAAAAGGTGGAGAAATTATTTATTTAA
- the dxs gene encoding 1-deoxy-D-xylulose-5-phosphate synthase, with translation MSKENSFDLLNKIQSPADLRKLSLDELPRLCQQLRKDIIEEVAVNPGHLGSSLGATEITVACHYVFNTPEDRIVWDVGHQAYGHKILTGRRENFCNNRKLDGLMPFPSPLESEYDTFTCGHASNSISAALGMAVAANLTKQQRHVVAIIGDGAMSGGLAFEGLNNVSSQPNDLLIILNDNDMSIDRAVGGMEQYLLKLDTNETYNRLRFKASQWLHDKGLLNDERRKGLLRFNNALKSALSHQQNMFEGMNIRYFGPFDGNNVGELVRILRQLKNMKGPKLLHLHTKKGKGYEPAEKSATVWHAPGMFDPETGKRIVQDRTNEPPKFQDVFGKTLLELAKKNPRIVGVTPAMPTGCSLNIMMNAMPERTFDVGIAEAHAVTFSAGMAKDGLQPFCNIYSAFSQRAYDSIIHDAAILNLPVVLCLDRAGLVGEDGATHHGAFDMAFLRPIPNLTIASPMDERELRRLMYTAQLPDKGTFVIRYPRGNGVLTDWECPLKEIEVGTGRRLHDGWDVAVLSIGPIGNEVEKAIKLIEGAEPHNAEGHCPSVAHYDMRFLKPLDDKLLEEVASRFSRIITIEDGVRNGGLGSAVTEWMSDHGYTPQITRMGMPDHFVEQGTVQQLREICGIDIESIKRQLMVANE, from the coding sequence ATGTCAAAGGAAAATAGTTTCGACCTTTTAAATAAAATACAGTCACCTGCCGACTTGCGTAAACTCTCTTTGGATGAATTACCAAGACTATGTCAGCAGTTGCGAAAGGATATTATAGAAGAGGTTGCTGTTAATCCAGGTCATCTTGGCTCCAGCTTAGGTGCGACTGAGATAACGGTGGCATGCCACTATGTTTTTAATACTCCAGAAGACCGTATCGTGTGGGATGTCGGTCATCAAGCATACGGTCATAAGATTCTGACGGGACGCCGTGAGAACTTTTGTAACAATCGAAAACTGGATGGTCTGATGCCATTCCCCTCTCCTTTAGAGAGCGAGTATGATACCTTTACTTGTGGGCATGCTTCCAATTCTATCTCCGCAGCTTTAGGTATGGCGGTTGCTGCTAACCTTACTAAGCAGCAACGGCATGTTGTTGCCATTATAGGCGATGGCGCTATGAGTGGTGGTTTAGCCTTTGAAGGTCTGAACAACGTTTCCAGTCAGCCTAATGACTTGCTTATCATTCTTAATGACAATGATATGTCTATTGATAGGGCTGTGGGGGGTATGGAACAGTACTTGTTAAAGTTAGATACCAATGAGACTTACAATCGTTTGCGTTTCAAAGCATCACAATGGTTGCACGATAAAGGCTTGCTGAATGATGAACGTCGTAAGGGCTTGTTACGTTTTAATAATGCACTTAAGTCGGCTTTATCGCATCAACAAAATATGTTCGAGGGTATGAATATTCGTTACTTCGGACCTTTTGATGGTAATAATGTCGGTGAGTTAGTCCGTATTCTTCGTCAGTTGAAAAATATGAAAGGACCAAAGCTCCTTCATTTGCATACGAAGAAAGGTAAGGGATATGAACCTGCTGAGAAGAGTGCAACGGTTTGGCATGCACCTGGTATGTTTGACCCAGAGACGGGTAAACGTATTGTGCAGGACCGCACCAATGAGCCACCAAAGTTTCAAGATGTATTTGGAAAAACTCTGTTGGAGCTTGCAAAGAAGAATCCTCGTATTGTTGGAGTAACACCTGCTATGCCAACAGGTTGTTCTTTGAATATAATGATGAATGCTATGCCTGAGCGCACCTTTGACGTAGGTATTGCAGAGGCACATGCTGTTACATTCTCTGCTGGTATGGCTAAGGATGGTTTGCAACCTTTCTGTAATATTTATAGTGCTTTCTCACAGCGTGCATACGATAGTATTATTCATGATGCAGCTATTCTTAACCTTCCCGTAGTTCTTTGTTTGGACCGTGCTGGTCTTGTGGGTGAAGATGGTGCAACGCATCATGGTGCATTTGATATGGCTTTCTTACGACCCATTCCAAATCTTACAATAGCCTCACCGATGGACGAACGTGAACTTCGTAGATTGATGTATACGGCACAGTTGCCTGATAAGGGTACCTTTGTTATTCGTTATCCACGTGGTAATGGTGTCTTGACAGATTGGGAATGCCCACTCAAAGAGATAGAGGTGGGTACAGGACGTCGTCTACATGATGGCTGGGATGTTGCTGTTTTGAGTATCGGACCTATTGGCAATGAGGTTGAGAAGGCTATTAAACTGATAGAGGGTGCAGAGCCACACAACGCAGAAGGTCATTGTCCGTCGGTCGCGCACTATGATATGCGCTTCTTGAAACCATTGGATGATAAGCTTCTTGAGGAAGTAGCCAGCCGTTTTTCACGTATCATAACGATAGAAGATGGTGTGCGTAATGGCGGCTTGGGTTCAGCTGTGACAGAGTGGATGAGCGATCATGGTTATACACCACAGATAACTCGCATGGGTATGCCAGACCATTTTGTAGAACAAGGAACGGTACAGCAATTACGTGAAATCTGTGGAATAGATATTGAAAGTATCAAACGACAGTTGATGGTGGCTAATGAATAG
- a CDS encoding OmpA family protein has protein sequence MKKFLIALSMLAMGITSTQAQVAYEKAKAFDNVYLGVEGGVMGPLNLSHFTPLNAAAGLKLGKQFSPVYGANLEGLAFFGDNRWQTGSLGFSNSHTVVRGLNLGLNGTVNFTNLFCEYNPDRRFEVGAEAGIGYWITYGDKHIIQTSNTGDDTELTAKTGLTFAYNLGEKRAWQLYVEPAILWNLTHGPGDAIQFGKQAAQLGLFVGLNYKFKTSNGTHNFKVWNVGELNDEINSLRDQLNAKPKEIVKEVVKEVVKEVPAQTTQTLCIDNLVFVTFAQGKYFLTNEAKKALDDVKAGRHVQIVGTASPEGPKALNDRLSQNRADVVAKYLQSRGVIVDEAKGQGVQGVTSNRLAVVYVK, from the coding sequence ATGAAAAAGTTTTTGATTGCACTTTCGATGCTCGCTATGGGTATCACAAGTACACAGGCTCAGGTAGCTTACGAGAAGGCTAAGGCATTTGACAATGTTTACCTCGGTGTAGAGGGTGGTGTTATGGGTCCTCTTAATCTTAGTCATTTCACTCCTCTTAACGCTGCAGCTGGTCTTAAGCTCGGTAAGCAGTTCAGTCCAGTTTATGGTGCAAACCTCGAGGGTCTCGCATTCTTTGGTGACAACCGTTGGCAGACTGGTTCTTTAGGTTTCTCTAACAGCCATACTGTTGTTCGTGGTCTTAACCTCGGTTTGAACGGTACAGTAAACTTCACAAACCTCTTCTGTGAGTACAACCCAGATCGTCGTTTCGAGGTAGGTGCTGAGGCAGGTATCGGTTACTGGATCACTTACGGTGACAAGCACATCATTCAGACTTCTAACACTGGTGATGATACAGAGTTGACAGCTAAGACTGGTCTTACTTTCGCTTACAACCTCGGTGAGAAGAGAGCTTGGCAGCTTTATGTAGAGCCAGCTATCCTCTGGAATCTTACACACGGTCCTGGCGATGCTATTCAGTTCGGTAAGCAGGCTGCTCAGCTTGGTCTCTTCGTAGGTCTTAACTACAAGTTCAAGACTTCTAATGGTACTCATAACTTCAAGGTATGGAATGTTGGTGAGTTGAACGATGAGATTAACTCTCTCCGCGATCAGCTTAATGCTAAGCCTAAGGAGATTGTTAAGGAAGTTGTTAAGGAGGTTGTTAAGGAGGTTCCTGCACAGACAACTCAGACTCTCTGCATTGACAACTTGGTATTCGTAACATTCGCTCAGGGTAAGTACTTCCTCACAAACGAGGCTAAGAAGGCTCTTGATGATGTTAAGGCAGGCCGTCACGTACAGATCGTAGGTACAGCTTCTCCAGAGGGTCCAAAGGCACTCAACGATCGCCTCTCTCAGAACCGTGCAGACGTTGTTGCTAAGTATCTCCAGAGCCGTGGTGTCATCGTTGATGAAGCTAAGGGTCAGGGTGTACAGGGCGTAACTTCTAACCGTTTGGCTGTTGTTTACGTTAAGTAA
- a CDS encoding MATE family efflux transporter yields MRISFSKSVAESLLAKIRSGEVMSRNEKFNLIIQLSIPSILAQVTTVLMFYIDAGMVGSLGAEPSAAIGLVEPATWLFFSLVSAVTMGFSVQVAHFIGANDFAKARAVMRHGYIFGLCFALFLLLITFLIGSRLPVWLGGGADIQHDATVYFLIFSLIIPFHLIEYMSAAMLKVSGDMRRPSFMAILMCVLDVIFNYFFIFPTRTITLFGMEITMPGLGEGVAGAALGSLLSFVCVALPLAYYAIFQSPILAWKLDVERFVWRWQYIWNAMKIGAPMALQYLLMNGAQLVSTMIVAPLGNIAIAAHSFAITAESLCYMPGHGISEAATTLVGQSVGADRRDLHRSFAWMTVSLGMVVMAFMGVVMYIFAPEMIGLLSPVAEIQVLGTSILRIEAFAEPFFAAAIVAYSVCIGAGDTLRPSLINLGSMWLIRLTLAYALASHYGLCGVWFAMAVELSLRGMMFIFYLFRRLRET; encoded by the coding sequence GTGCGTATATCTTTCAGTAAATCCGTAGCAGAAAGTCTTCTTGCCAAGATTCGTAGTGGTGAGGTAATGAGCAGGAATGAGAAGTTTAATCTCATTATCCAACTCAGTATCCCATCTATATTGGCGCAGGTAACAACGGTTTTGATGTTTTATATCGATGCGGGAATGGTGGGTTCGCTCGGTGCAGAACCATCAGCAGCTATTGGACTTGTTGAGCCCGCGACATGGCTTTTCTTCTCTTTGGTGAGTGCGGTAACGATGGGTTTTTCTGTTCAGGTTGCCCACTTTATTGGCGCTAATGACTTTGCAAAGGCACGTGCAGTTATGCGTCACGGCTATATTTTTGGTCTTTGCTTTGCACTGTTTTTGCTGCTTATAACTTTTCTTATCGGTTCTCGTCTTCCTGTGTGGCTGGGTGGCGGTGCTGATATACAGCATGATGCAACTGTTTATTTCCTTATCTTCTCTCTCATAATCCCTTTCCACCTAATCGAGTATATGTCAGCAGCTATGCTGAAGGTGTCAGGTGATATGCGCCGTCCAAGTTTTATGGCGATATTGATGTGTGTGCTGGATGTGATTTTTAACTATTTCTTTATCTTCCCTACACGTACAATTACTCTCTTTGGTATGGAGATAACGATGCCGGGTTTGGGTGAAGGGGTGGCTGGAGCGGCTCTCGGAAGTCTTCTGTCTTTTGTTTGTGTTGCACTTCCGTTGGCTTATTATGCAATCTTTCAAAGCCCTATTCTGGCATGGAAACTGGATGTTGAACGTTTTGTGTGGCGTTGGCAGTATATATGGAATGCCATGAAGATTGGCGCTCCGATGGCATTACAATATCTTCTGATGAATGGTGCGCAACTTGTTTCAACAATGATTGTAGCTCCTTTGGGTAACATCGCTATTGCAGCTCATTCGTTTGCTATCACCGCAGAGAGTCTTTGTTATATGCCGGGGCATGGTATTAGTGAGGCTGCTACAACGTTGGTGGGGCAGAGTGTGGGTGCTGATAGGCGTGATCTTCATCGTAGTTTTGCGTGGATGACAGTATCTCTTGGTATGGTTGTAATGGCGTTTATGGGTGTTGTTATGTATATCTTCGCGCCAGAAATGATAGGTTTGCTCTCTCCTGTAGCTGAAATTCAGGTTTTAGGAACATCTATTCTCCGTATAGAAGCCTTTGCCGAACCATTCTTTGCTGCAGCCATTGTTGCTTATAGTGTCTGTATTGGAGCTGGTGATACGCTGAGGCCTTCGTTGATAAACTTAGGCAGTATGTGGCTTATTCGTCTAACATTAGCTTATGCGCTTGCGTCACATTATGGTCTTTGTGGTGTGTGGTTTGCAATGGCTGTTGAACTGTCTCTTCGTGGAATGATGTTTATCTTCTATCTTTTTAGGCGTCTTAGAGAAACATAA
- a CDS encoding FKBP-type peptidyl-prolyl cis-trans isomerase: MTKNIKTLIRRAAGAFCLGGMMLSAGLFTSCTEKDNTVEEYADWQSKNETYWNKLYTATQEKIKSGDTSWKIILNYTFQNQKQTSGSALTYSPENYIIAHVEQAGTGTTSPLYSDSVSMHYMGRLIPSTTYTAGLIFDKSWSSDTFNAAISRPNHSYIGLSYDSKGKPISLVDGFTTALMSMHRGDHWTVYIPYQLGYGASASGAVPAYSTLIFDLRLVDFSHPGTKLKDS; encoded by the coding sequence ATGACAAAGAATATAAAAACCCTTATTCGCCGTGCAGCAGGTGCCTTCTGCTTGGGTGGAATGATGCTTTCGGCAGGTCTCTTTACTTCATGTACTGAGAAAGATAACACTGTAGAGGAGTATGCTGATTGGCAGTCAAAGAACGAAACTTATTGGAATAAACTCTATACAGCTACTCAGGAGAAAATCAAGAGTGGTGATACTTCATGGAAGATAATTCTTAATTATACTTTCCAAAACCAGAAGCAGACATCAGGTTCTGCGTTGACTTATAGTCCAGAGAATTATATTATAGCACATGTGGAACAAGCAGGGACAGGCACAACGAGTCCGTTGTATTCTGATTCTGTATCTATGCATTACATGGGGCGTTTGATTCCATCTACAACTTACACGGCTGGACTTATCTTTGATAAGTCATGGTCAAGCGATACTTTTAATGCTGCAATATCTCGTCCGAATCATAGTTACATAGGTCTTAGTTATGATTCTAAGGGGAAACCGATAAGTCTTGTAGATGGTTTTACAACTGCTTTGATGTCAATGCATCGTGGCGATCATTGGACTGTATACATACCTTATCAGTTGGGTTATGGTGCGAGCGCTTCGGGTGCGGTACCAGCTTATTCAACTCTTATCTTTGACTTGCGCCTTGTAGACTTCTCTCATCCGGGAACAAAGTTGAAGGATTCATAA